The following proteins come from a genomic window of Mariniflexile sp. TRM1-10:
- a CDS encoding glycosyltransferase family 9 protein: MGFKKSINRVRRRFMHQITKSVGSSYAEPNIKPGQVIDIKKILIIRPNHRLGNQLLLTPLVQEVINTFPDCKIDLFVKGGVAYPVFENYQQINKIIQLPRKPFSNLLKYVGVWVSIKSKKYDLVINGDKNSSSGRLLTQIANAPFKVFGDVNEIIQKQYPDHKHISKSPIYNLRHYLTKLGVPKNDRPVPVLDIKLRDAEISQGKKILDGIIKNDQKTICIYTNATGNKCYSETWWEAFYARLQTAYPNYNIIEMLPIENISKINFKAPHFYSKDIREMAAIIKNTAVFIAADNGVMHLASASLTPTVGFFSVTNPDIYEPYGNGSFALNTNKTTLEDWIKAIDTLISD; encoded by the coding sequence ATGGGGTTTAAAAAAAGCATCAATCGTGTAAGAAGACGATTCATGCACCAGATAACCAAAAGTGTTGGCAGTTCTTATGCAGAGCCAAACATCAAACCAGGACAAGTAATAGACATTAAAAAAATATTGATTATCCGCCCTAATCACAGGTTGGGCAACCAATTATTGCTAACGCCATTGGTACAGGAGGTTATAAACACCTTTCCGGATTGCAAAATTGACTTATTCGTAAAAGGCGGCGTTGCATATCCTGTGTTTGAAAACTACCAGCAGATTAACAAGATCATTCAATTACCCAGAAAACCTTTCAGTAATTTATTAAAGTATGTGGGTGTGTGGGTGTCCATTAAAAGCAAAAAGTACGATTTAGTCATTAATGGCGATAAAAACTCATCTTCAGGACGTTTATTGACACAAATAGCCAATGCGCCATTTAAAGTGTTTGGCGATGTTAATGAAATCATTCAAAAGCAGTATCCTGATCACAAGCACATTTCAAAATCCCCCATTTATAATTTACGTCACTATTTAACAAAACTGGGGGTTCCCAAGAACGACCGTCCCGTGCCTGTGTTGGATATTAAACTGCGTGATGCTGAAATATCCCAAGGCAAGAAGATTTTAGACGGTATTATTAAAAACGACCAAAAAACCATATGTATTTATACCAATGCTACGGGTAATAAATGTTATTCCGAAACATGGTGGGAGGCCTTTTATGCCCGTTTACAAACGGCCTATCCAAATTATAATATTATAGAAATGTTGCCTATAGAGAACATCTCAAAAATCAACTTTAAAGCGCCTCATTTTTACAGTAAGGATATACGCGAAATGGCGGCCATTATAAAAAACACTGCGGTGTTTATTGCCGCGGATAATGGCGTCATGCATTTAGCTAGTGCATCGCTTACACCAACAGTGGGCTTCTTTTCGGTGACAAACCCGGATATTTATGAACCTTATGGCAATGGCAGTTTTGCTTTAAATACCAATAAGACTACTTTGGAAGATTGGATAAAAGCGATTGATACTTTGATTAGTGATTAG
- a CDS encoding DUF4251 domain-containing protein has product MKPIYLLIGLLIIATTSCKSSKSVASQAEIDALHTMVTNKQFRIVSDWAYPQVTNAMQQVLSSGLLQPGSAGGGINLIGNTNFLRVSGDSITSYLPYYGERQMQVAYGGGDSAIEFKGLVENYKAVQNEDHSYTISFEAKSNSESFNVYIQLSPNLNSYMTVNGTSRHTIRYSGEVKPIKPLK; this is encoded by the coding sequence ATGAAACCCATTTATTTACTCATAGGGCTACTCATCATAGCGACCACATCTTGTAAGTCGTCCAAATCCGTTGCAAGTCAGGCAGAGATAGACGCATTGCATACAATGGTAACAAACAAACAATTCCGTATCGTGTCCGATTGGGCCTACCCTCAGGTCACAAACGCTATGCAACAGGTGTTGAGCTCCGGATTGCTACAGCCCGGTAGTGCCGGAGGTGGTATTAATTTAATCGGGAATACCAACTTTTTACGTGTGTCGGGAGACAGTATCACATCCTACCTGCCTTATTATGGCGAGCGTCAAATGCAAGTAGCCTATGGTGGTGGCGATAGTGCTATTGAATTTAAAGGTTTGGTTGAAAACTATAAGGCGGTACAAAACGAAGACCATAGTTATACCATAAGCTTTGAAGCAAAAAGCAACTCCGAAAGCTTTAATGTTTACATCCAGCTAAGTCCTAATTTGAATAGCTATATGACCGTTAACGGTACGTCTCGACATACCATAAGATATTCTGGTGAGGTAAAACCAATCAAGCCTTTAAAATGA
- a CDS encoding right-handed parallel beta-helix repeat-containing protein: MKTYPYYLLLLVLFTFSACNNEDLNEDIDAPIIDTDTGTNTEDLDLEGLPEMLFDVQLPSVANTKAYTIDVNEWDIPNNSTNAIKTTTNLQAAIDWAHSEGYTRVTLPEGHYLVGEDVNDAYQGGIEIHGNTEFVFSAGAVLEIATNDKWNYCVLKLTGDNIIVRNGVIKGDRDTHSYTPHSDSGTAHDEGHGICVWDNNKVLIDNMQIYDVTGDGSLVLDSKDVTFTNNTIYNNRRQGISIVGGVRIKIADNEIHHINGTSPQFGIDIEGPGRVDEDILIHSNYFHHNRGGDIVNATGENVYILDNTMEQGAENTYIDGPIVSWHKTHNIIAKNTVTMTSGSVNGRLGYIQYSRGGDKGHNKITYVHENVFNNCGMYMYKSSDADVRRNKFLGYFVAFSDFRNVTLVDNLLTYSDAHPELRFCWSYRFKNATGYASGNYIGDTLEELPLSESTPYTMQCVLDGW, from the coding sequence GATTTAGACTTAGAAGGATTACCGGAAATGCTTTTTGATGTGCAATTGCCTAGTGTTGCCAATACAAAAGCCTACACCATTGATGTCAACGAGTGGGATATCCCTAATAATAGCACCAACGCCATTAAAACCACGACTAACTTACAAGCAGCCATAGATTGGGCGCATAGCGAAGGTTATACCCGTGTTACATTGCCTGAGGGGCATTATTTGGTGGGTGAAGATGTAAACGATGCGTACCAAGGCGGTATTGAGATTCATGGTAATACCGAGTTTGTATTTAGTGCAGGGGCTGTTCTGGAAATTGCAACCAATGATAAATGGAACTATTGCGTCCTAAAATTGACTGGTGATAATATAATTGTTAGAAACGGTGTTATTAAGGGCGACCGCGATACGCATAGTTACACACCCCATAGTGATAGCGGCACAGCGCATGATGAAGGCCATGGTATTTGCGTGTGGGATAATAATAAGGTGCTCATTGATAACATGCAGATATATGACGTAACTGGCGATGGCTCTTTAGTGCTGGATTCTAAGGATGTGACGTTTACAAACAATACCATTTACAACAACAGACGCCAAGGGATCTCTATAGTGGGCGGTGTACGTATTAAAATTGCTGATAATGAAATCCATCATATCAACGGCACGAGTCCGCAATTTGGAATTGACATTGAAGGTCCGGGGCGTGTGGATGAGGATATTTTGATTCATAGCAATTATTTTCATCATAACAGGGGTGGTGATATTGTAAATGCTACGGGCGAGAATGTCTATATTTTAGATAACACCATGGAACAAGGCGCTGAAAACACCTATATAGATGGGCCGATAGTCAGTTGGCATAAAACCCACAACATCATAGCAAAAAACACCGTCACCATGACTTCAGGTTCGGTAAATGGAAGATTAGGCTATATACAGTATTCCCGCGGAGGCGATAAAGGACATAATAAAATAACCTATGTGCATGAAAATGTATTTAATAATTGTGGGATGTACATGTACAAGAGTTCGGATGCCGATGTACGCCGCAACAAGTTTCTAGGGTACTTTGTAGCCTTTAGCGATTTTAGGAATGTGACGTTGGTGGATAACTTGCTGACGTATTCAGACGCACATCCTGAACTAAGATTTTGCTGGTCGTATCGTTTTAAAAATGCTACGGGTTATGCTAGTGGAAACTATATAGGAGACACTTTGGAAGAGTTACCGCTGTCTGAAAGTACGCCTTACACCATGCAATGCGTGCTAGATGGTTGGTAA
- a CDS encoding T9SS type A sorting domain-containing protein gives MKKLLPFIFVSLFWLSAQADPIVAKAVLVKHGSGSASQTVNLGTPIQSFYYTWEHAGNVTVTGMPMGISVVINESQSEVTFSGTPMEAGTFPYTISTTDGQLNTRTSGTITVNKLSFAAPSLAFPTAEGHGKYVTGGRGGQIIYVTNLNDSGAGSLRAAVAASGPRTVLFKVSGIIALNSNLSINNDNITIAGQTAPGDGICIKNYTVVVNANNVIIRYMRFRMGDEAINENDAINGRNKSNIIIDHCSMSWSTDECASFYDNTNFTMQWCVLSESLRVSVHEKGTHGYGGIWGGKGASFHHNLLAHHDSRNPRFCGSRYSNQPDLELIDFRNNVLYNWGSNSGYAGEGGRYDMVNNYYKPGPATKSGVSARIFSPNADNGSNAQPAGVWGTFYVSGNYMNGSTTVTNDNWVGMHPNPSSKSKSELKSDTEFNAGSISTSLATVAYDKVLNYAGASLVRDAVDTRIVSETLNGTYTYTGSNGSTNGLIDTQSDVGGWPTYNSSTAPTDTDNDGMPDTWEASNGLNSNSASDGTTYTLDPNYTNVEVYINSLVASISNSQTDSTLGVDDFETQGGLELTYSPNPVTTELFVHLGNHFSGEAKVSIYNILGSQLATFDAKASQVIDGNLRIPMEHYKAGLYLLKVEIANQSSLFKFIKK, from the coding sequence ATGAAAAAACTTTTACCCTTTATTTTTGTATCTCTTTTTTGGCTCAGTGCCCAAGCAGACCCCATAGTAGCCAAAGCTGTTTTAGTAAAACACGGCTCTGGTAGTGCCTCACAAACTGTAAATTTGGGAACCCCCATCCAAAGTTTTTATTACACTTGGGAACATGCAGGCAACGTCACGGTAACGGGAATGCCCATGGGTATTTCTGTAGTTATTAATGAGAGCCAAAGTGAAGTTACTTTTAGTGGCACCCCCATGGAAGCTGGTACCTTTCCATATACCATTTCAACCACCGATGGCCAATTGAATACGCGTACAAGCGGTACCATCACCGTCAATAAGCTGTCTTTTGCAGCGCCTTCCCTAGCCTTTCCTACGGCTGAAGGCCATGGCAAATACGTGACAGGCGGTCGAGGCGGTCAAATTATATACGTCACCAACCTTAACGATTCCGGAGCCGGTAGTTTAAGAGCAGCTGTGGCGGCTAGTGGCCCCAGAACCGTTCTATTTAAAGTATCCGGTATTATAGCACTTAATTCCAATTTGAGTATCAATAACGACAACATCACCATCGCTGGACAAACAGCACCCGGTGATGGGATTTGCATAAAAAACTATACGGTGGTCGTCAATGCCAATAATGTCATTATTAGGTATATGCGCTTCCGAATGGGCGATGAAGCTATCAATGAAAATGATGCTATAAACGGTAGAAACAAGAGTAACATTATTATAGACCACTGCTCGATGAGCTGGAGTACCGATGAGTGTGCGTCTTTTTATGACAATACCAATTTCACCATGCAATGGTGCGTGTTATCAGAAAGCTTAAGAGTATCCGTTCATGAAAAAGGCACGCATGGTTATGGGGGTATTTGGGGCGGTAAAGGCGCTAGTTTCCATCACAACCTATTGGCGCATCACGATAGCCGCAACCCACGTTTTTGTGGGAGTCGTTATTCCAACCAACCCGATTTAGAACTTATAGATTTCCGTAATAATGTGCTTTATAATTGGGGTTCCAATAGTGGCTATGCCGGTGAAGGTGGTAGATACGATATGGTCAATAATTATTACAAACCAGGACCTGCAACAAAATCGGGTGTGAGTGCCCGTATATTTTCACCCAATGCCGATAATGGCAGCAATGCACAGCCTGCAGGCGTTTGGGGAACATTTTATGTGAGCGGTAATTACATGAATGGCAGTACAACCGTTACTAATGATAACTGGGTGGGTATGCATCCAAACCCTTCTTCCAAAAGTAAAAGCGAATTAAAGTCCGATACGGAGTTTAATGCAGGTTCTATAAGTACCAGTCTCGCTACGGTGGCATACGATAAAGTATTGAATTATGCAGGTGCGAGTTTGGTTAGGGATGCCGTTGATACGAGAATTGTCAGCGAAACCCTAAATGGCACCTATACATATACAGGTTCAAATGGCAGCACCAACGGACTTATAGATACCCAAAGTGATGTGGGTGGGTGGCCAACCTACAACAGCAGTACGGCGCCTACGGATACCGATAATGATGGCATGCCCGATACTTGGGAAGCTTCCAATGGTTTAAACAGCAATAGCGCTTCAGATGGCACCACCTATACCCTAGATCCTAATTACACCAATGTGGAAGTGTATATCAATAGCTTGGTAGCCTCCATTAGCAACAGCCAAACGGATAGCACCTTGGGAGTTGATGATTTTGAAACCCAAGGCGGTTTGGAGTTGACCTATTCTCCCAATCCTGTAACTACAGAGTTGTTTGTTCATTTAGGAAATCACTTTAGTGGAGAAGCCAAAGTGTCTATTTATAACATTTTAGGAAGTCAGTTAGCAACTTTTGATGCCAAAGCATCCCAAGTTATTGATGGCAACCTACGAATCCCTATGGAACATTACAAAGCAGGGTTGTATCTTTTGAAAGTTGAAATAGCGAACCAATCGAGTCTATTTAAATTTATAAAGAAATAA
- a CDS encoding dioxygenase family protein, with amino-acid sequence MKNLITYFCFIALVSSFQILTAQEFASILDDVPQNHKKQNPIYNFSETELTNTATVPDFDTKPNKLKISGTIFHADGKTPAKDVVLFIYQPDEDGNYEIKKDSNRNRYVHHRAWIKTDADGRYTFYTFMPGKYIRAKELKQIHRVIKEPGKAEQDLASFFFNDDPLIPDLTLACRAKAVQSMLRLEKEGDMYVATKDIKLTKDLPVYEQ; translated from the coding sequence ATGAAAAATCTAATAACCTATTTTTGTTTTATTGCTCTTGTAAGTTCGTTTCAAATACTTACGGCACAGGAATTTGCGAGTATTTTAGATGATGTTCCCCAAAACCATAAGAAACAAAATCCTATTTATAATTTTTCTGAAACGGAATTAACAAATACGGCGACTGTTCCGGATTTCGATACCAAGCCTAATAAACTAAAAATTTCGGGGACTATTTTTCATGCTGATGGCAAAACACCTGCAAAGGATGTGGTGCTTTTTATTTACCAACCCGATGAGGATGGGAATTATGAAATTAAAAAAGATAGCAACCGCAACCGCTATGTACACCACCGCGCTTGGATAAAAACCGATGCCGATGGACGTTACACCTTTTATACCTTTATGCCGGGTAAATATATACGAGCTAAAGAATTAAAACAAATCCACCGTGTGATTAAAGAACCGGGGAAAGCAGAACAGGATTTGGCATCCTTCTTTTTTAACGACGATCCGTTGATACCGGACCTGACGTTGGCATGTCGTGCCAAAGCGGTACAAAGCATGCTGAGATTAGAAAAGGAAGGCGATATGTATGTTGCGACCAAGGATATTAAACTGACCAAAGACTTGCCTGTTTACGAACAATAA